GACAGAATAAACATTAGAGGAGTCGATTGCATTAACCAAATTGGGGAATTTTCAAGCATGCTAGAACGTCGATATCAAATACAAGGTCCCTCCAGTCTTCTCTCAGACATGTACCTCCTGAACCTGCACCTCCACAGCCATGGTACCATTGCTAGCCTTCTTGTCGACACCAATCATATCGACCACGGAAGCGGCCGGGACGCTCTTGACCTCATTGAAGGCAGGGTACCCGGCAGCACGCCACTCCTTGAAAGTCATACCCCCCGCGCATGCAGGCATCTTGACCATGAGGGGAACGACTGTGTCTTCCGGCTGTCCCATGAGCTCCGCGCTGTGAACAATCGTTTCGTCCAGAGTCTCGTAGCCCATCTTCTCGTAGAGCTTGTATGTGGAAGGGGACGACTCAAAGTACAGAGGGAGACCCAGGCTGTCGCTGAGTTCCGCTCCCCACTTACACCAGAGGGCACCGGCCTTTCTGCCCTGGTGCTTGGGATCGACCGCAATAACATGGGAGTCTGGAAAGAGAAGGTCGAGTCAGTCTTTTTTTTGCCAGGGTACCTTTTGTAGGTTTCGTCGACTTACAGATGTAGCGGCGACCGCCAAACAGCTTCTCTCTAGCTTCGTGCAGGGGGTTGAGAACAGCCTCGGCTCGCTCTCTGTCCTTGCCTTCGAGCCAGCCAACACCATGGTTCTTGCGCTCCTCTTCGGTACGTTCTCTGAGATAGATGTCGCCCAGGGCCATGCCCACTATCTCGCCAGTCTCGGTGTCGACGCACTTGTAGGTGTACTGGCAGTCGCTGTGATGCCACCAGGCCAACGTGCCAGCGGTGTGTGCCTTGCGGAATTCTTCAGAGTCTACGCCGTTGGGGAAGAGAACTTTGACCATGATCTCTCCCATCTCATCACCAGTGAAGGCACTAAAATATGAATCGTAGACCTTCTGGATGTCGGGAATCAGCGCTGGCAGAATTGCGTAACCCATGTTGACTGATGTTCGAAGCCAATCTAGTTCAATAATGTTTGAGAAATATGGATATGAAGTATGTCAATATGAGTA
The window above is part of the Colletotrichum lupini chromosome 9, complete sequence genome. Proteins encoded here:
- a CDS encoding acetyltransferase — its product is MGYAILPALIPDIQKVYDSYFSAFTGDEMGEIMVKVLFPNGVDSEEFRKAHTAGTLAWWHHSDCQYTYKCVDTETGEIVGMALGDIYLRERTEEERKNHGVGWLEGKDRERAEAVLNPLHEAREKLFGGRRYIYSHVIAVDPKHQGRKAGALWCKWGAELSDSLGLPLYFESSPSTYKLYEKMGYETLDETIVHSAELMGQPEDTVVPLMVKMPACAGGMTFKEWRAAGYPAFNEVKSVPAASVVDMIGVDKKASNGSGGTCLREDWRDLVFDIDVLACLKIPQFG